The DNA window AGGGCTTATATCAGGGAGACGATCTTGGAAGTGGGATGCTGAATCCCACGAATCATTCGGGCTTTGGCCGACAATCTACAaggcatcttggtgatgaagctACGAAGCAAAAACAATTCTTGATCATCAACCCCTCAAACGAGGCATTTGTTGTGATCTGGAGTGTCTGAGACTACATACGCGGCTGATGATCATGTGTGTTCTGAATCATGTAAGCTGAGACTGGCCCATGTGTTGCAATTGGTTCCCATCATGTCAACTTTATTGTCAGCCAAAAACGCCAGATTGATTTGTATAGCCGATCATTTTATTTCCGGGAATGGCTGAAGTTGTGGCGTTGATGTGGATGTGGCTGGAGGTGGGCTACTCTTATCTCTTATCGGCTAAAAATTCAGAAAAAGTTGCGACTGCGACGGGCTATTTTCGCAACTTTGGCTACGCAAAACTTTAGACGTCTCTTCTTTCTACCCACCCGAATTCCCTACAGCCCGCAAAAAATGGctaagaagagaaaggcatCAGGGCGAAGTAATGCCCCTTCAGGCCCCAAAGAACTTGATCCTTCGGAAGCCCGCCTTGGACCTATCACTACCTATGAGGATGTCGCCGACTCAGAAGACGAGTACTTCATGAACCGAGACCAAATACTACTCGACGAAGCGCCAGGTTCGAAACGTCgaaggaaagaagatgaagatatcgaGCTGTCTGATGAAGAGGTTCTTGGGTACGAGGACTCCGactcagaagaagaggacgaccAAGACGATCAACCACGTAAAAACAAGGGCTCAGCATCCAAAGATGAAGTCTCAGATGACGAAGCTGgccaggaagaggaggagggtgatTCCGGTTGGTGGGGATCCTCAAGAAACGACTACTACAATGCCGACAACATCGAAACCGAGGCCGACgctcttgaagaagaagtggaaGCCAAGCGACTTCAACAGAAGAAACTTTCCAAGATGGCTGAGGAAGATTTCATTTTTGATGGTGACGAGTGGTTAGCCGagggccaagaagatggcgagggcGAAGAGACGGTCACAGAAGTCTTGAAGGAAGTTGAGATCACCGACGATATGAGCCCCGAAGAGCGATATACAATTCTCAAGAACCGTTATCCCGAATTCGAGCCCCTTGTCAAGGAATTCCAGAACCTGCAACCTACTTTGGTAGATTTGCAAAAATCAGCCCAGGGTGTCTCGGGTCGATCATTAGAAGCCGTCAAGTATTGGGTGGCAGGCTGTTACGTTGCTGCTCTCGCGAGCTATTTTGCCATCCTGACCTCTCCAGCAAGAGATAACGCAAAGGTGCAGAAAACTATTGATCCTGCCGAGCTACGGGACCACGAGGTCATGGAGACCTTGATGAATTGTCGAGAGGCATGGCAGAAggtcaaggatctcaagtcAACCAAGAGTTTCGATGGTGACGCTATTTCAGATATCGACGATGATGCATTGATGCAGGGTGTCGAGAATCTCGAGGCTGAGgtgaagaaaacaaagaagagcaagaagtcGTCAAAGCAAgaaaaggctgctgctgagaaacTGGCGCGAAAGCTGGAGAGAATCAAGGCCGGAGacgctgctgttgctgatctATATGATCTACCACTCCCCGGCAAGAGGTCtaagaagtccaagaaggctgTCGCTATTGAGCAAGACGATGACAACTCCGACTTTGGTGAAGAGGACGTTCTTGATGAGCGAACCGCAGCTGAGAAGGCCGCCCGCAAGAAGAGTCTCAAGTTCTACACATCTCAAATCGTACAGAAGGCGA is part of the Fusarium fujikuroi IMI 58289 draft genome, chromosome FFUJ_chr07 genome and encodes:
- a CDS encoding related to SAS10 protein, involved in silencing is translated as MAKKRKASGRSNAPSGPKELDPSEARLGPITTYEDVADSEDEYFMNRDQILLDEAPGSKRRRKEDEDIELSDEEVLGYEDSDSEEEDDQDDQPRKNKGSASKDEVSDDEAGQEEEEGDSGWWGSSRNDYYNADNIETEADALEEEVEAKRLQQKKLSKMAEEDFIFDGDEWLAEGQEDGEGEETVTEVLKEVEITDDMSPEERYTILKNRYPEFEPLVKEFQNLQPTLVDLQKSAQGVSGRSLEAVKYWVAGCYVAALASYFAILTSPARDNAKVQKTIDPAELRDHEVMETLMNCREAWQKVKDLKSTKSFDGDAISDIDDDALMQGVENLEAEVKKTKKSKKSSKQEKAAAEKLARKLERIKAGDAAVADLYDLPLPGKRSKKSKKAVAIEQDDDNSDFGEEDVLDERTAAEKAARKKSLKFYTSQIVQKANKRAGAGRDAGGDMDIPHRERLRDRAARLNAEAERRGQKNSKLGADLDDNSDDEDTTTAKTVRDNEDEYYDMVAQKSKKNKEDKAARYAAYAAASKADRVVEKEELGEDGKRKITYAIEKNKGLAPKRSKDVRNPRVKKRKQYEAKQKKLKSMKPVWQGGEPKGGYQGELSGINTAVVKSTRL